Genomic DNA from Xiphophorus couchianus chromosome 12, X_couchianus-1.0, whole genome shotgun sequence:
CATCCTCGACTTTCCTCTTGGCCAGACGCCCCTCTTCTCCATCGTAACCATCATATGATGACTGGCAGAACCCTGAAAAGGCGCAAAGCAATGgatgacttaaaaaaatgcaaggggtgctgtggtggcgcaggggttaagcacaacccataTATGGAGGCTTTAgtgctgtcgcaggttcgattcctggcctggtgacctttgccgcatgtcccccttctctcattacccactctcctgtcaattcactatcaaataaaggccactggagccaataaaacctttaaaaaaattacaagactGGAAGGAAATTTATGAACACAAGGAAGACTGAAGCTGTACCTGGTGAACTGCTGTCCTTGGAGTCCTCGTTCAACACGCCTGGTAACTTGGCCCTTTTTTCTAGGCATGCAGGGTTTTTGTTTGCACGCCTAAAGAGAAGCATCAGCTTTTTTACATCAATTTCACAAGCAGGATTTCTCAAGCTATGTTCAGCAGAATTGAGACCCACCTTTTTTTATTAGTGCCCTCATCTCTGAAACCCTTTGCAAATGGGTTGTGATTGATCTTCAGCTTTGTGATCTGCCCCGAACAGAATTGAATTAAAACCAACATCCGCTGGCCTCAGTAGAAGACAATCAAGGTTTTGTGGAGCCAAACGGACTCACCTTGGTGTTCTGGTAGGCAGTGACTGCGGTGAAGGACGTCTCTGGGAAGGTGAAAGTCTGGAACACACTCCAGCGGACACTGAACAGGTCGTCGGCTTGGACAACGTGGAAACGAGGGTGGTAACGATGCATTGAGTGCAAGATGATCTGCAGACAAGTCAGGGTAAGACTGACCCCAAAGATCTTTTTATACTCAACATCAATTGGAAAATCCCTTGATTATTTAATACTCACATGCCCATGCTGGTCAAGTGTGTTGTTGGTGAGCTTGAGCTTGAGGAAGGAGACGCTTTGCTTCATCCAGTGGCTCCCTAGGGCTGGAGAGTCTGGGTGGAGGTAGGTCCTGCAGGGAGGCTGAGGCTCCGCTTTTCCTGCCACCTCCCATTTCTCTTTATTCCACTGCAGGGGAGGAGACGGATCGTAAGTCAATCAGCCTCGGAGAAAAGGTGATTTACAGAAGCAACTTCATCTTCCCTAACTTCCCACGATTGCTCCGAGAGTGACGGCTGGAGGATACCACCCATGGAGGCAGGGGGTAGTACAGTGAGCTCCCAGCAGGGgatagaaaaacaggaagagatAGGGGTCTTTGATGTGCAACGTCAGGGGAGGGGTGGTGATAAACAAGGGGTATCTGCTAACCACAGAGGGATCTTTACAAGTCAAGACAACACAGTTATAATTTATGGGCTTTACCTTATACCTGAAGCCATCCTCTGGAACCATGTCAACCAGTAAGATGTACTTGGCACACTGAATAAGACCAGATAAATTCACTTTACAGTGTGGGAACATCCTCCTGAAAACACAAGAGGATACACAAATGaggaaaagtaacatttttctgaatatttatgtGTGAAAAGCCCCATCTGACCTGCCCGGTTTGGTTATTATCATCTCCGTTCCAATTTCATGGAATGTCTTCCATAGTTCAAGGTCTTCCAGAGTCATCCTGATGCTGCCCTGAAGATAGGGATCAGGGCCGGCGGCCATGGAGGCAGGAGGTGGACCGCTGAAGTTGGACTTCAGCTCTGCAGCAAAGTAAGATTTACTATAGACATTTGACACCAAAAGGGATTGAGTCTTTGATCAGGGATGAACCGAGGAGAACAGGTTCAATTCTGCTTTacaattcaataaaaatttgaatttttattgaATTGTAAATATCCTAACCGATCCTAACCCTGCGATCTCGCAGGGTTAGGATCGCAAAAAGGCGTCGGGAACTCACCCCGGATGGACTGCATTTTCCGGTTTCAGTGGCCAGA
This window encodes:
- the tbx16 gene encoding T-box transcription factor 16; its protein translation is MAAGPDPYLQGSIRMTLEDLELWKTFHEIGTEMIITKPGRRMFPHCKVNLSGLIQCAKYILLVDMVPEDGFRYKWNKEKWEVAGKAEPQPPCRTYLHPDSPALGSHWMKQSVSFLKLKLTNNTLDQHGHIILHSMHRYHPRFHVVQADDLFSVRWSVFQTFTFPETSFTAVTAYQNTKITKLKINHNPFAKGFRDEGTNKKRRANKNPACLEKRAKLPGVLNEDSKDSSSPGFCQSSYDGYDGEEGRLAKRKVEDAVKEERYSPWGAERQQGVRTDSPAGADTREIYNTEQLVPAPASYQPYRAHEYGKSPSPSSSVGSSITGSGRSSFESRVPDIATDPDHDSSKPGPSHCGPQTLPGPQDYSGVLNMTMAQAGKPGVIGHHIYSPYSTEQPLGQWSGPGPAQYPPPHPLSADYTTQAVHHGYHHGNVGEWSQYPLFSYSCW